The Etheostoma spectabile isolate EspeVRDwgs_2016 chromosome 4, UIUC_Espe_1.0, whole genome shotgun sequence sequence GCTCTCTGTTCCTGGCTGAACCAGGGTTGGAGGGACTGCAGCACCCGGAGCTTCTCCCTGTCCTCTGCCAACACCTCATTATGGTCCctggaggagagaaaagacaaGATACAAGGCAAAGATGAAGGGTTAAATGTCATCTTACATGTAAAAAACAATACAGGTTTCTGGAAATGATACTTTTAAAAAGTGGTATTGTCCCACATTCAAGGATTAGACACTGTCATTACACAATCAAATCTGCAGAGGGCACCTGTAAAGCTAAATTTCACCTCTGCATAAGCAGATACCCTCACTAGATGAAGAGTGACTGTCTAGAACAACACCTGTGTCATCAAACAACTTTCAAGCCGccatatattttttgtttatatttctttatttaaaaaggaacAATGGACATTAATCAACATAAGCACAGAATCCAAAATGTAACTGGGCCAGATTTAGCCATGTAGGCTAATTTTCATCTGATGTCCCTAGCAGGTTGATGACTTATAAGAATTAGATCAGATTCAAAAAAACAACGAATAAGCATAAAACAAGGACACACAATATCACAGAATGTCATTCAAATGATCGCAAGCATTAAATGACATACAGATTAGAAGAAGTTTTAAAAGTAGTAAACCAAAACCAGCTGCTTAAAAGAGTTTGACaggacacagaaaaaaaataagtacgAAATTCATTTTACGGTAACAGCTTTCACGAGTTTCCTGGAACTCCCAAACTAGTGTTCCAGTCATGAAAACACCTGGAAATGtattacatacaatatatacaatTATTGTATAAGTATAATTACATTTAGCTGTTCCTACTCATCAAGCTAGTGCtataagaataataaataaaatgaaaattataaatatatactgtatgtgtgtgctgccCTCTCCTGGCACGCAACATGATGACTGTATCTTTAAACCCATTAGACATTTTGGGTTTGAGCTTTGACCCTTACAGCTATAGGCTACAAGGGGTGCATGTAACAACCTACTGTATTACAATACTATTTAAGTTAAACAATGCTTTGACAGTAACACTCACTTTACAGTAGTTACATTCTCAATTTATGTCTAAGTTTGAAGTTCATATGAGGGACCCGAAGTATCAGCCAGTGCTTGAAGTGAGCATTGTAACTGCCACATTTCACACTCCCTCTTTCACTCTTCAGCCACACCACCAGAAATAGATAAATTGTGTAGGAAACACGTATTGCAAAAAGAGCAATGCCATCAAATAATCAGTATAatctaaatataatataatttgattattgcttttaaaatatattaatccCCAAAATGATGGTGATTCAAATGCAAATCACATTGATGCTCTGCTGTTGCTTTCATGGCCACATTTCAATGTGTGATGCCTCAGCAAAAGCATTTTGGTTTTGCTCATCATGAGTGAAATAGAAACGGTAAGAGTGGTTGTGGGTCTGTACCTAGTGTGGATCTGGTACGTCATCATGACACACTCAGGCGTGTGCTTGATCCTGCTCCACAGTGGGTTCTCCACCTGAATGTCGAAGCTGTGCTGGTGCTCTGCCGGTGCCTCCTGGCTCTTACGGGCTTTGCGTGACGTGTCCGATGAATCATTACTTGCAAAGTatttgctgctgttgctgctgcctGTAAGCCAGGGAATGCTCTGCATCAGTCACTTCACCCTACTAGTAAGTGAAACTCTTGTTCTCCTGTCTGGCATTGTCCTCAACAGTTAAATTTGATTGTTTTACTCATTTGCATTGTtccataaaatgtattatttattaatttggggtttgttgatgtttgtattgtatgcatgtgtgttttcccTTTTACCTGTGAGTGAGGTGGAGGTTCCGTTGGAGCCAGATCCAGATCCCAAAGAGCCTCCAGACTCCCCCGATCCAGACCCTGACGCATTGGAGCCAGTCCCTGACCTGGCATCCTCCTGCAGAAGCAGGTCAATCAGTTCACTGGATGTAGACTGGGCATCATGGTTCCCAGACTCTCTGGGGTTATCACCCTGATCAAGGCAAAGGTTTACAGTCAGAATTTAGTCAACCACATATGCTGTGAATACAATTGGGAGAGCTATGTACTCTATATCAACAGACACTGGGTATGAATGGCAAACTGACCTGGTTGGCATGTTGTTCATGGAGGCTTTTAGCGTGGTTGTGCCCGATGCTGCTCTGTCCTTCACTTGGCTCTTCCTGCAGCAAGTTCAGCTGCAGCGGAGAACTTGAGCGAGAGCTGGAAAAAAGAGCCTGAGGCCCAgctgcctcctcctcttccccaaCAGAGGAGCTGGCTCTGGGTGTGCAAAGCAGAGGGCCCAGGCTGGTCTGAGTGGTGGGGACAGGCTGGACTTGGAACTGAGGCTGGGGGAAGGGGACACTGCCAGAAGCAAAGCCTGCCATGTCGATGGGTGCTTGGGGCAGCATGGAAGGAGTGGACGGAGGGTAAATGGATGGTGGGTAAATGGACGGGTAATCTAGAGTTGGGTAGCTGGGCAGGATGACAGCCATGACTGGAGTCATGTAAGGATGGATGCTCTGAGTTGGAGCCATCGGCTGAAGGTTGTGAAAGTTCTGGATATTTTGTAGATTCTGAAAGGGCTCCATCTGAATTGGTTGCACGCCTGGCAGACTCTGAGGAGACTGCATGATGTTGAAGTTGTAGCTGAGCTGCGTTTGGTCAGAAGGCTGCAGCACCATGGGGGTTGCTTCAGGCAGCTGTTGTAGTCTAGGTGGTTGCTCCGGGCCAGGCTGGGTTGCCATCACGGGAATGAATGGCGCCTGTAGTGGGGATGTTTGGCTGTAGGGCGCCCTGTAACCACCTGGCTGAAGGCTTGCAACCATCTGGGGCTGGGAAGACTCTGAGGAGGGCCAGGAGGAGTCTGGGACACGGCAAGGAGGGCCAACTGGGGAAGCGTAGCTGTCTGAGGAACCCTGGGGTTTAGGGCGCTTGTGTCTGGGCTTTCCTTTCCTAGAGCGGTTTAACCCACCAGCGCTTACTGGATGTAGGTGGTTGCCTGTAGTGAAATGGACACAGGCTGCAGAATAAGTTTGATTAAAGGTGCAAAAGTGCCCCTTATAAAATGATATAGTCACTAAATCCATGCATGCTGTTATCCACATTTGTAAGTAAATACATACCTGGGTGATGGGAGTGAGCCATAGAGCTGTTGTCCAGCTGCAGATAGGAGCTGTAGGGGCTCTGGAGGATGCGATGGCGGAATCGATCCACAAACTCTTGCTCCTCCTTCTGGGTGTGAGCTGACAGCACCTCCTTGGTGAGACCTATGAACCTTCGTTCCTCTGTGGCGGGGCTCGGGGCGGGACAGAGAGGGGTCGAAGCAGCATCAGTAGGCTCACTGCCCATCGGGGCATCCTCCAAAGCTGCGGCCTCTATGGGAGAACATTTAGGAAAAAATATGTTCAATACTTTACAGGCCttaccttgttaaaaaaaaaaaaacacaagagagTCATACAAGGTATTTCTAAATACAGATTGAACTCCCATATGCAGTGTGTTTAAACGTAAGAGTAAGAGGGTATGTTTATGTACCTGATTCAGGCTGTGGCACGTGGACAATGGTGCTGCTGTACGAACACTGGCTGGTGACAGAGACTACACTCATGGCCTTAGTGGACATTGTGATGTCTGTCAGAGGCGCTCCAACAACTGCTGCTGCCGTTGGGGCCACGGACGCCGCACTGTCCAACACCACTGCAATGTGAGGAGAAACAAGTAGAACAGTTCATGTTGATTGGGCAAGGaccattacaaaataaaactcaaatGATAATAATTATGTGTtgtatgtagtgtttttatacCATCTGAGCTGGCCTGAGCTGTGTCAGTGGCTCCAGCAGGCTTGTTGTCTTCAGAGGTagaagatgaggaagaggagttcGCCAGGGAATAAGAGTCACTCTTCCGCTTAAGAGCTGGGCCTGTGCAGCTCTCCAAATATCTAGAACACAAAAAGGCACACAATTAATAGTGTGACAGGAATAAGGTGCTTTTGCATGCAATACACTTAACGACCACACACCTGATGATGTTGTCCACACAGTTGATCTGCTGATAGGAGGGAATGTGCGTTTGCTTCCTGCCTTCTTCATGATCTCTGACCTCAGGGTTGGAGACTGCAGGGGGTAGACGTACTGGAGGAATAaagggtatatatatatattttttttatttatttatttattttcttgtatttGTACTTAGGAATCCATTACCTGTGGCTGGTTTGTAAAGATCATTTTTGTGGTTGGAACCCAGATAAGCCTGCTGGCCCCAGTTTTTGACTCTATTGACATCAGCACAGATCTGCTGCAAAGTCATCTGCAATAACACACATATGATGTATCAGCATAATTAACCTTTGCAGCAGCTTTACCAATGGCTTGTGATGTCACTGTGATGTCTCACCGGTTCCCGGTGTGAGTCCTCCCACAGGTTACCATTGCTGTCACTTGAAGAAGCCACGCTGATGTAGTGCTCATGGGAGCCATTACTCCCCAAACTGCCGTAACCGCTGGAACCATTGTTATGGACCGGCTGTGGAGAAGAGACACAAAGAAGTGAAGGAGAAACTCTGATAGAGAAAGTAGGTAATTAAGGAAgtaagaggtgtgtgtgtgtgtgttagtaagGGTGTACATCTATGGACATGTGTGTGGTCTAGGGGTGCAATTAAACTATCAATCTATCAATTAATACATCAATTATACAGTTAGGCCAAAAATATGGCCgtcaaattaattattattttttatgaaattattaattatgatAACTATCTGAAAGAACTGCACTTAAATAATGACCTGCAGGAAAAGCTTATAAATCTTTGCTTGCAGTTCTTTTATTTCCTCATGGGTGACTGGGACATCCTTTGTAGTTGGAGCAGCAAACACATCCTCATTCAGTGGACTCCTGATGACACATGACGACAGCACAGTGatgtaatttcatttaataagtCTCTTTGCAACAACAGTGCTGCTACAGCATCTTCTCATAAAACAGGTGGGtaacaagacagaaaaaaataccaAATCCTCCACCTGAGCACATAGAAAGCATTGAGACTTATTTAATTTTGTGCTGTTGCCACTCACGTCCTGACTTTATGCCGTCCAATGATGAAGGCCACCTTGCGGCTCCAAGGGTTGATGAAGCTGGACCAGCTGGTGTCCAATGTAATGTGGTCTCCATTCTTACAGCGCAGACGCACTGGAGAGTGCTCGAACGGAGACTGGCCCGCATACTTCAACACTACACATGGCATGAAGagtttgagtaaaaaaaacaacaacaagagagGGGTGAAGTTGTAGAAGACTATCACTGATCCACTGTGTGGAACCTTGGGTGGATCTCTAGAAGGGCGAGGACCTCTCCAGTCTCCGCTAcaatttaatatattattaagttgtaataattttattattttattttttatatatattttatggacAATGGACAATGATAACATATGACTATGAGTCACTCATGAGTCACTCATCAGGAAATGAAAATCACTTCCAACTTTGTGAACTCTCCTCTGCTAACTGCCTCTGGggtctgtgttttttaaaatgtaaacatcagacaaaaaaaaaaaaaaaaaaagaaggaggcGGTGCAAGAGGGTGAGCTTTAGCTACAATTTCCCAACCACCACGATAAACGCCACTTCTCCCTGTTGAGGGAAGGAGGTACTGGA is a genomic window containing:
- the per3 gene encoding LOW QUALITY PROTEIN: period circadian protein homolog 3 (The sequence of the model RefSeq protein was modified relative to this genomic sequence to represent the inferred CDS: deleted 2 bases in 1 codon) codes for the protein MGKSPRYRQQQEVVERRRGCCQGSRTEGGSQSTTRRESGASGGEVEQEDEEMTSGSNDLSSSANHSPGSVTGSTSASTKSSENTDGSRGHAHREVMVTVAEMKKRIPSDKRSRSKASTVEALHYALNCVKQVQANSEYYKLLMRNGQDDRRDATVCTLEELERVTSEHTLKNTDSFVVVFSLSSGCVLYASEQAPSILCCKRKFLESAKFVQLLFHQDVNVFYSHTAQPHLPPWSNSHTAGVLFDCTQVKSFFCRIRGGKDHEGEMRYNPFRVTPYLLTVQGTGSSGVDDEPCCLVLAERIISGYEAPRIPMEKRIFTTTHSAGCVFLEVDDRAVPLLGYLPQDLIGTSLLTCIHPDDRPLMLSVHRKVLKYAGQSPFEHSPVRLRCKNGDHITLDTSWSSFINPWSRKVAFIIGRHKVRTSPLNEDVFAAPTTKDVPVTHEEIKELQAKIYKLFLQPVHNNGSSGYGSLGSNGSHEHYISVASSSDSNGNLWEDSHREPMTLQQICADVNRVKNWGQQAYLGSNHKNDLYKPATVRLPPAVSNPEVRDHEEGRKQTHIPSYQQINCVDNIIRYLESCTGPALKRKSDSYSLANSSSSSSTSEDNKPAGATDTAQASSDVVLDSAASVAPTAAAVVGAPLTDITMSTKAMSVVSVTSQCSYSSTIVHVPQPESEAAALEDAPMGSEPTDAASTPLCPAPSPATEERRFIGLTKEVLSAHTQKEEQEFVDRFRHRILQSPYSSYLQLDNSSMAHSHHPGNHLHPVSAGGLNRSRKGKPRHKRPKPQGSSDSYASPVGPPCRVPDSSWPSSESSQPQMVASLQPGGYRAPYSQTSPLQAPFIPVMATQPGPEQPPRLQQLPEATPMVLQPSDQTQLSYNFNIMQSPQSLPGVQPIQMEPFQNLQNIQNFHNLQPMAPTQSIHPYMTPVMAVILPSYPTLDYPSIYPPSIYPPSTPSMLPQAPIDMAGFASGSVPFPQPQFQVQPVPTTQTSLGPLLCTPRASSSVGEEEEAAGPQALFSSSRSSSPLQLNLLQEEPSEGQSSIGHNHAKSLHEQHANQGDNPRESGNHDAQSTSSELIDLLLQEDARSGTGSNASGSGSGESGGSLGSGSGSNGTSTSLTGSSNSSKYFASNDSSDTSRKARKSQEAPAEHQHSFDIQVENPLWSRIKHTPECVMMTYQIHTRDHNEVLAEDREKLRVLQSLQPWFSQEQRAELFEVHPWIQQQTIPKGIDTQGCVSCNSGPEVAHSPHPTAPDSSSSLEIPQQDSIEPVVDT